The Drosophila subobscura isolate 14011-0131.10 chromosome A, UCBerk_Dsub_1.0, whole genome shotgun sequence genome includes the window GCGGCATGCTGCAGGCATTGATTGGGGAGCAGCACAAGACGGTGAGGAATGCGATTGGCCAGCTCATTGGGACTCTGGTGCGTCACGAGGCGGCCAAGAACGACCTGTGGTTGGCCGACTTGCTGGCAAATGTAAACCAACGTTGCAGCATGGCCGATCCAAAGGAGAGTGTGCTCGGAGCTCTTCTATTTTCCACGCTGGCCGACGCCGCACCCGGTCTGTTTAACAACCAAATGCCGGAGTCTTTTCAACTCTTCTCGTTTGTGCTGATGTCAGCCCAGTCCTATGGCAATATGGCCACACCCACTGTTGCCAATATGATGGAGGGATCACCGCCCTAATTCCATTAGTTGGCGGCCACACAGCTGCAGAGCAGACGCTGGCCAACGTTGTACCCCTGATGCTCTCGGCCCTGCAGACATTTGCCCGAATTGGTGCTGAGTCCGAATTCTCCTCCGGCTTTGACATCCTCGATGCCATGGTCGAGCATGCACCAAAATTGCTGAGTCCGCATATAAAGAGCGTCGTGCATTTCTGCCTGGAGACGCTGGCCAGCAAGCAGCTCGATGATTCCATTCGTGCGCAGGTGGTGAGCTTCGTAGGATGCATTGTCTGCGTGAAGAAGAAGTTGATCGTCAAACATAAACTTCTGCAACCCATACTGGTCGTTGTCGTGGAGATGATTTGCACTGAATCTGATTCTGAAAGCGATGAAGCGGATGCACTGGATAACTACTTCTCGGGTGCAGGCAACACTCCTGGTGCTTCGGCCACACAAGCCCTCGAACAAATGTCTGTTCACATATCGTCCGAGAAGCTTCTTCACACACTAGTGCCCATTATCGATCCGGCTTTTCTGAGCGGGGATCCACTGTACCGTCGCGGCGGCTACATGTGCCTGGCCCTCATCTCGGAGGGGTGCTCGGAGGCCATCAAGCGCAATAATCTGGAAACAATGTTGAGCATTATCATTAAGAGAGGCGTTGTCGATAAAGATCCTGGCGTACGTAGCGTAGCCTTCTTTGCCCTGGGTCAGTTCTCGGAGTATATGCAGCCGCAGATATCTGCATTTGCAATACAAATTCTGCCGGTGCTCTTAGATTTCCTGCATAGTCTGGTGCTGGAGAAGGCGCTGGACCAATCGGAGGGGCCCTGCTACATGACGTATGACCGAATGTTTTATGCTCTGGAGGTGTACTGCGAGAACCTCGAAGACAAAATTGTGCCATATTTGCCAGTGCTGATGGAGCGGTAGCTATAATTTACATTGTCTAATCTGTTCTTAGAGTAATCCCCGATTATATTCTCAGTCTGTTAGGTTGCATGGACCCACGTAACATCGTAAAAATTCGACAGCTGGCCCTGTCCAGCATCTCTGCGGTGGCCACCGCATCCAAAGAGAATTTCTTACCGTACTTTCCTACGATTATGGACGCTCTGAAGCAGTATCTGGTGTATGAGTGCTCAGAGTCGCTGAATCCGATACGCATTCAGGCCATCGATACACTGTCCTCGATCTCCCGCACGGTGGGCAAGGAGAATTTCATGCATCTCGCCCAGGATACAACGCAGTTTACGCTGACCATGCTGGAGCAGGGTCCCGATGATCCGGATATGAGGCGTGCCATCTATAGTCTGATTGGAGGGCTAGCTATTGTGGTGACTGAGAATATGGCCACTGTGCTTCCGAAGATCATGGAACGGATTCTACAGACGGTGGCCACGACAGAGCAGGACTGCAGGACTGAAAACGAACAGGATGGTGATGTTGAGGATGATGATAAAGATGACTCTGACGATTATGAGCTGCAGGTTCAAAATGACTATCTCTTTGAGAAGGCAGAGGCCATATTAACCTTGAAGGAATTCGCTGTCAATTCGTATAAATCCTTCTCGCCCTACCTCACAAGGGCACTCGAAGCAGTCTACAAGAACATTGATCATGGACAGGAGGTCATTCGCAAGGCATCCGTCGATGCGCTCTGCGCCTTTGTGATTGCCCTCGATAATGTGCTGGACACAGAAGGCGTTTTGCGAGCCTGCGCCATTCTCATGCCAAAGTTTTCCAAACTCATTCAGACTGACAAGGAACCGTGTGTGGTTCGTAATTTACTTTGTGAGCTTGATGATCTCATCCGAGCCGTTAAGTCGGCGGCCTTTGCTACGCCTGAACAGGCAgagattgttgttggtgccaTTGCAGGTGTGCTACAGAATAATACGGCCTGTCAGGACAGTGAGCACAGTGGCGATGGTGACGCTGGTGAGGTGGACAATGAGGAAAGCGAGTGCAATGAGGTGCTCGTTGAGAGTGCTTGCAATTTGGTGGCTACAATTGGACAAGCTCTCGATCGGGACACATTCTCGATGTGCTTTGGCCGACTGTACCATTTATTATTGGCCAAACTGGTATGCATATCAATTTGATGAGACTTCGCAGCTCTAAATACCCTTCCATCGTTTTTTCAGGGAATCGCTAAGCGAAATGATAATCCAGGTCGTCGTTCCCTTGTCTACGGCGTCTTGTCCGAATGCATTCAACCATTGGGAATCCGTGTCATCACTTATTTCGATGCCCTCTGTCCCGTGTTCCTTGATGGCACCAACGACAGCAAACCAGAGGCGCGCCTGTGTTGCTTCTTCGGTCTGGGCGAACTGGTATATAATGCTGAAGACAAGTCCTTTGGCTCGTTTTCTGTGATTCTGCAGGCCCTCTCCAATGCGATCGCCAGCGAGAAGGATGCCTCATTACTGGACAATATCTGTGGTGCCCTGGCGCGCCTGATTATAACCAATTTTAATCTGGTGCCTCTGGCTAATGTACTGCCTGTGTTCATCTCCGTTCTGCCCATTCGCACTGACTTGGTGGAGAATGCTATGGTGCTCAAGGCCTTCCGTGTGCTCTACGTGAATGCGCGTCCCAGTGTTGTCGatttcatttgccaaatgGTTTCCATCACTCTACATGTGCTGTTCAATGGGCAGTTTGACGATTGCGAGTCCCATGTCAGTGCCATCACCTTCATGTTAGAAATTCAAAGTGAATATCCCAACCATTTCAACAATGTGGTCAACTCGTGTACGAGCGCGAATTTCTTGGAATTCGTTCAGAGTGTCTTCAGCTAAGCAGATACAAATTTTGcgaatgtttaaatattttaatacaaatatacaataaaagtgtaaaattGTTACTTGTCCTTTTAAATGGTTTATTCTcaagcatatatgtatgcgtTGTGCCATACCATTCGCAccagaaattaaatgaaatgataCATTTTACTCATTGTTCTTGGAAAACGTCTTTGGATGGGTACCGTTTTAGCGCTAGTTAATCCGAATCAGCGTCGTTGTCGTCGAGTCCGTGGTCGCAGTGTCCTTCGTCGTAAAGTGCCACACGGAAAGTAATTTTAATGCTCATTAGGTTGCGACAAAATGCGCGACTTAGAGGATTGTAACGCAAGTCTACCAAAGCCAATCGGTCGGTCTCTATTGGCTTTGTTAGATCAATTTCTGCAAGAAATGGGGAATCATCATGTGAATCAGTGCTTGGCTACGGGAGCTGCTCTGAAATGAACTTACCGTTAATGTGGTTGCCATGAGCATGCAAAATGGTCAAATGCGGCAACTGGAAAACTACATCGGGCATTGTACAAAATGCGTTGTATGAAAAATCGAGGACTTCTAGGCCTCTCAGACTGCCAATCTCAACTGGTAGGGTCGACATCATATTCTGCGCCAAATTGAGTTCTGATATGATTGGATAATtagtatgtatgcaaatacatatgtatgtatgtacatacatatgtatctgtatacatatgtatctctaAGGTAACCTTGATTGATTCTTACTTGTAAGATTATGGAATGTGAGGGGCAATTGTGgctgtaaatatttcaattgattgtGGCTGATGTCGCACTCCTTGACGTCAGCCTCAGCACAAGACATAAATTTGAATACAGCCTTGGGAATTGAAGTTAGTTCGCTCCGTTTGAGATCTGAAGGAAAAAAATTGCAATAGAGTTAATTATTTAcgtgtacatagtatgtatctGGGAGACTAAATTCTCTGAGttacaaatgaaatgttttggAGGATAAGCAGGGACGCTGCCTGACACCCAGGACGGACACACGGTTAAATGTGCGCGCACACGTGGAAAAAGGCAGCGCGATGGACTTGTATAGGATTCAAATCGCTGCATTGAACGCAACTGAATGTGGATTGGGGAAGACCCCATTTGCTGAAGTGATAAAGCTGTTCCCATAAATTGCACTACTACACGAGAAGAGAATTGCAAGAAAATTGAAGTTTtgtcacaaaaaaaatgtgtttctGAATGTGTGCGGCTGTTGGAAAATCTTACCTAAAATTCCAGTGGCTTTGGCCTCCTCGCACTTCGGGTACAGCGGATGcacttttttctgtttttgatccatatttaaactttatttCAACAATATTGTTAGTAGTAGGTAGGGCCGTTTTGCAATTGTTCCGCTTGTAATTCAAGCGTTGCCAACAGTAAAAGAGTTGTCATCGATAGCATTTCGTGCTTGCTACTTTATTTGAATAAGTATTTTAATCGCTCAAAGCAATAGTATTTTTATCGAAAGTTATCAATCGTAAAATCACTGAAAGTTATGTTTTATATGTAATTCcattctaattctagtgttcgttcggcaaacaactcttttttgagttcaaaattttcagtaactttttataatattcaacacaaaactgaagtacctggtcaatgcggacctGGTCAATggtctctgcgaccaaccaatttcgctgtagcgattaaatataaaaaaagaataaaatatgtaattccgaacgaaaaacgagaagggacgtgtgagacgcttcttacgcgtcacaacttttatacccggcactcagtactacatctgcaacttagcggttatttgtcaaattttacattttttcttcatctgtcatctacatcaacaacactactcacgccaacacgctcctttagctcgccaccctcccctagaaacacacactgcagagtcagggcagagtcgcggcagaggcagcggcagagacgtgtaaattttcctgtttcctgtttcctggcctgtttcctggcctgtttcctggccgaaacaggaaaattttcagacaaagtaccaggcgaacagaagtcagcagaaggtaactggtttccatgttttttcactatgtcaaaatctggatgctatgaaaccgcaattcattttagttacttggaaaaaacatggaaaccagtaaccttctgctgacttctgttcgcctggtactttgtctgaaaattttcctgttttcggccatttcagtggaccaatttcaaaatttcacagtggcgccccaacacagagcggccaactctcgaactacgatattttagttccataaATAGCCGTAATAATCAcggtggcgccactgtgcgaacgcatttttagtttaagaaatGGCCGTCGTGATCGCGGAAGCGCCACTGTGCTAACTACGTGGTTGGTTCActacaagaaagtgtttgttgtacaacaataacaaaaacatcttttgatgtacaagtttttttttgtacaacaaatcttgagaacaacgacagaacagttttgttttcttcttttctcctatatttgtgggccgatcagaatgtgccacaccttttcgtaatcaggacaacttcctcgatccttttcaatctctctcgcttcaaggacatcaaggattaaggattcaattgcacatatttcccattcccataataaatacacttgatgttaggtatatgtatgtatatgtatacttcttttatttgatatcttcgcctagaattgattcttaattgcttggtggaggcacaaagttgtagacgacaatctccagctgctcctgcccgaacACGTACTCCAGAACGCCGCTGACTTTGTCCCATTCCAAGCCATCAATACCGCAACCGATGCGAggtatggccagctgcttaacgatgttcttgcgctgcgaaaaggttcgaaatgcataagcaaagaatttatctaaaagttagcgcaagccactcaccatgtgttcgcgcatctgctccagagatgactgcagcgactcgtatgttggttttccccagctttgtggcttcgtcaccagatagtaaatgtagcgatcattatccttgagcacagccacatcaccgctggctcatttttgaaatacactggtttcagtgtgagcatacagcagtctggtgccaaaatttggtggctctagctcttatagtctctgagaactaaccgacaaacaagacggacagacggacggatggacggacagacggacagacagacatggctcaatcgactcggctattgatgctgatcaagaatatatatactttatggggtcggaaacgtttccttcagtgcgttacatacaaccgttatccgcacaaatacaatataccctatttactcttcgagtaccgggtataataatgtTTTTTTGGAGAATTTGAAGACTGACTGTTATTGGCTGACTATTCTTTAATAATTAGAATGTAGTCGATAACAATTTGCCGTAATTATTGCCAATCGGTTGAAGCTTCCGACGTCATAAATTCACAACCTTAATTGTTTCTTGGGAGAATGAAACAGTGGATGGTTTATTGTCTGCATTGTGAATGCACTTCTTTAATAGCCAAATGGTTGGGATTACCAACGTTAATTCATTATTTTATAACAATTGATTtagttgttttcttttgtgtgtgtgtgtgtgtgtgtttttttgtttgagtgttAAATTTACAACtataaaaagaataaatacGTGGAAGTGGTGCTCAGATTGAGTGAGCCACCGTATCCTTCCCGAGATGAAGGGAGATGTGTTCTTTGGGCGTACGCGAGAGCGTGGGTGTGTGCATGGCTGTGTGTAGACTGGCGAGAATCTACCAgtcatcctcatcgtcctGGCTTATCTCTAGGCGGAACGGAGTCTCCAAATCCCGGAGCTTGCGACGGCACAGGCGGCCCAGCGGATTGTTTCGCAGGTCAACAAGGACGAGCGTTTTGCTCACTATAGCCTCATCGGTATCAATTTCTGTAAATGCATTGACGACATTCGCTTTAGAGGCTGTACCTTGGCAGCTCTAGATTTTACTTACCAAAAATCTTGTTGTCCTGAGCATCCAAGTGTGTCAGACTCTCCAACTTAAAGATAACTTGAGGTAAAACGATAAACGAGTTTTTGGATATGTTCAGCTTTGCCAGGCCCGTCATATTGGCAAGTTCGTCGGGCAGTCTCGACAGA containing:
- the LOC117898022 gene encoding importin-4-like, giving the protein MCFGRLYHLLLAKLGIAKRNDNPGRRSLVYGVLSECIQPLGIRVITYFDALCPVFLDGTNDSKPEARLCCFFGLGELVYNAEDKSFGSFSVILQALSNAIASEKDASLLDNICGALARLIITNFNLVPLANVLPVFISVLPIRTDLVENAMVLKAFRVLYVNARPSVVDFICQMVSITLHVLFNGQFDDCESHVSAITFMLEIQSEYPNHFNNVVNSCTSANFLEFVQSVFS
- the LOC117895517 gene encoding importin-4-like, whose protein sequence is MLSALQTFARIGAESEFSSGFDILDAMVEHAPKLLSPHIKSVVHFCLETLASKQLDDSIRAQVVSFVGCIVCVKKKLIVKHKLLQPILVVVVEMICTESDSESDEADALDNYFSGAGNTPGASATQALEQMSVHISSEKLLHTLVPIIDPAFLSGDPLYRRGGYMCLALISEGCSEAIKRNNLETMLSIIIKRGVVDKDPGVRSVAFFALGQFSEYMQPQISAFAIQILPVLLDFLHSLVLEKALDQSEGPCYMTYDRMFYALEVYCENLEDKIVPYLPVLMERLLGCMDPRNIVKIRQLALSSISAVATASKENFLPYFPTIMDALKQYLVYECSESLNPIRIQAIDTLSSISRTVGKENFMHLAQDTTQFTLTMLEQGPDDPDMRRAIYSLIGGLAIVVTENMATVLPKIMERILQTVATTEQDCRTENEQDGDVEDDDKDDSDDYELQVQNDYLFEKAEAILTLKEFAVNSYKSFSPYLTRALEAVYKNIDHGQEVIRKASVDALCAFVIALDNVLDTEGVLRACAILMPKFSKLIQTDKEPCATE
- the LOC117898029 gene encoding leucine-rich repeat-containing protein 40-like, which gives rise to MMSTLPVEIGSLRGLEVLDFSYNAFCTMPDVVFQLPHLTILHAHGNHINEIDLTKPIETDRLALVDLRYNPLSRAFCRNLMSIKITFRVALYDEGHCDHGLDDNDADSD
- the LOC117903077 gene encoding leucine-rich repeat-containing protein 20-like isoform X2; translated protein: MAHLVVKVIQQCETAEESAHLDLSECQLMTLPDAVYHLMRNTVLQTCNLSGNDLKSITPKFTQKFSAITDLNLSSNNLSRLPDELANMTGLAKLNISKNSFIVLPQVIFKLESLTHLDAQDNKIFEIDTDEAIVSKTLVLVDLRNNPLGRLCRRKLRDLETPFRLEISQDDEDDW